From a region of the Fervidicoccaceae archaeon genome:
- a CDS encoding lipoyl domain-containing protein, protein MIVQVPSKWDVSRYGNGVIAEWYKREGESVKKGELLCLIMVSKIRIEVESPVDGKIKRIIAQKETEVKPGDPLVEIE, encoded by the coding sequence ATGATAGTTCAGGTTCCAAGCAAGTGGGATGTTTCGAGATATGGAAATGGAGTTATAGCGGAATGGTACAAAAGAGAAGGAGAGAGCGTGAAGAAAGGAGAACTTCTCTGCCTCATAATGGTCTCTAAAATAAGGATAGAAGTTGAGTCTCCAGTTGATGGAAAGATCAAGAGAATAATTGCTCAGAAGGAAACCGAAGTTAAGCCAGGAGATCCACTAGTGGAGATAGAGTAA
- a CDS encoding NAD(+)/NADH kinase — protein sequence MGEKRELPDGPVGLIINPVAGTDLRRLTSTAAFMDNNMKVRLARSVIGGMAGLGIREFAIMPDYLGVFKVLIESLSLEGLELHVLDMEAGGGPDDTRNAVKQLIELNSPLIVSLGGDGTVRVIAEHSGETPILPISTGTNNTIPYFTEGTVAGLAAGYYLRGLIDPEISLMRAKKLVIEIDGRSEGIGLVEVSMTDYPFRGAAMIDVSRVIDSVISIADPTGIGVSSVGGMLRIVKASSRYALRVLFGKGKKVRAAVYPGVVKDIDIKSFELLPVGSRVELAKGQYVEADGERLFHVSEENKVTVFVSDEGPYILDIPSIMSAVSARGLAISS from the coding sequence ATGGGGGAAAAAAGAGAGCTGCCTGATGGTCCTGTTGGCTTGATAATAAACCCCGTAGCTGGAACTGATCTCAGGAGGCTAACATCAACGGCAGCTTTCATGGACAATAACATGAAAGTGAGGCTGGCTAGAAGCGTCATAGGAGGGATGGCTGGCCTCGGAATTAGGGAATTCGCCATAATGCCAGATTACCTTGGTGTATTCAAGGTACTTATTGAATCTCTTTCCTTGGAAGGCTTGGAACTTCATGTTCTCGATATGGAAGCAGGAGGAGGGCCTGATGACACTAGAAACGCTGTGAAGCAGCTCATCGAGCTCAATTCCCCCCTCATAGTATCCCTCGGCGGCGATGGAACAGTTAGAGTCATAGCGGAGCATTCCGGAGAAACACCAATCCTCCCAATTTCAACAGGAACAAATAACACCATTCCCTACTTCACTGAGGGCACTGTTGCGGGACTTGCGGCAGGATACTATCTTAGAGGGCTCATTGATCCGGAAATATCACTCATGAGGGCAAAGAAGTTGGTTATTGAAATAGATGGAAGAAGCGAGGGGATCGGGCTCGTTGAAGTTTCAATGACTGATTATCCCTTCAGAGGTGCTGCCATGATAGATGTTTCCAGAGTCATCGACAGCGTAATAAGTATAGCTGATCCAACAGGGATTGGTGTATCCTCTGTGGGAGGGATGCTGAGAATAGTTAAAGCCTCATCCAGATATGCTCTGAGAGTTCTCTTCGGAAAGGGAAAAAAAGTCAGAGCAGCGGTATATCCAGGAGTGGTGAAGGATATAGATATAAAGAGCTTCGAGCTGCTTCCAGTTGGAAGTAGGGTGGAGCTCGCAAAAGGACAATATGTTGAGGCAGACGGAGAGAGACTTTTCCATGTTTCTGAAGAAAACAAGGTAACCGTATTTGTATCGGATGAGGGTCCATATATTCTGGACATTCCATCTATAATGAGTGCAGTATCCGCAAGAGGCCTGGCTATTTCTAGCTAA
- the pyrH gene encoding UMP kinase yields the protein MEKRTPIVIKISGSFIQPDMPEMVKQYAELLREIWESGYRPMVVVGGGRIARLYIESARSLGASESMLDLLGIDVTRLNAHLLITSLADIALPYPPRNIDEILNAKQDPLERIMVAGGLQPGQSTNAVSAVVAELVGAKKIINATKVDGVYDRDPNIDKNAKLIRKITTMQMREILEKQSALAGKYELLDPPSLTIIERSKIIVHVISGSDPQNVLKVLRGEELGSVILPV from the coding sequence ATGGAGAAAAGGACACCGATTGTCATAAAGATAAGTGGAAGCTTTATTCAGCCTGATATGCCTGAAATGGTTAAACAATATGCAGAGCTATTGAGAGAGATCTGGGAAAGCGGATATAGACCCATGGTAGTCGTTGGAGGAGGAAGAATAGCGAGACTTTATATAGAGAGTGCCAGAAGTCTTGGGGCAAGCGAATCCATGCTCGATCTCCTTGGAATCGATGTTACCAGGCTCAATGCCCATCTTCTCATAACATCGCTTGCTGATATTGCCCTTCCATATCCTCCAAGAAACATTGATGAGATCCTGAATGCGAAGCAGGATCCTTTGGAGAGAATAATGGTTGCTGGAGGCCTCCAGCCAGGACAATCAACAAATGCTGTCTCAGCAGTCGTAGCAGAACTGGTTGGTGCAAAAAAGATAATCAATGCCACAAAGGTAGATGGCGTCTACGATAGAGATCCCAACATTGATAAAAACGCTAAGCTAATCAGGAAAATAACTACAATGCAAATGAGAGAGATACTAGAAAAGCAGAGCGCTTTAGCAGGAAAATATGAGCTCCTGGATCCGCCCAGCCTCACAATAATTGAGAGAAGCAAGATAATTGTCCACGTAATAAGTGGGTCAGATCCACAAAACGTTCTGAAAGTCCTAAGAGGAGAAGAGCTTGGCTCCGTTATATTACCTGTTTAA
- a CDS encoding dihydropteroate synthase-like protein → MQEGKRRLKIGIITGKKAYPLIEEVVKAIERKGKADFIIIPLDIGVVSLASADLIANKLKNSPSFLKTLKSCDLVLIPGTVKGDAEKITEITGVTTYKGGIYPSSISFIVESLLRGEELSTTDPAETFLKMKEEKMLRGTLEQIYRSYERAFSIGSIGIPIRPPPIVIAAETPVSMSPDMLEDHARMLEENGAEIVIAGLPIDESLEASMRRIQAVEKGLNRASLGVDSLNPKALIEGAKIGAELLLSLSEGNMEQLRGVRDRAFVVIPGNPMEGRLPRKGEEAANMLDVALKKAREFGFEKLIADPVLSPPGIGLSESIKAYYFSSQLLQGIPLFAGLSNVIELFDADSTGIAALLVQLLGEIGVSVMLTSEESRKAQGSTLEARGASLLSSLSLHLKAPPHNIGIDLLFMKEKETQPEMVFPEGAIIEEVKEEPQPRMDEGIFFTIGINRNDQSIIACANLSGKNICFKGKSARALYKKIVSQFESISKEHAAYLGYELSKAELSLALGKTYIQDSDLLDQLRKKRESIRGIFQHIWEVRSNG, encoded by the coding sequence ATGCAAGAGGGGAAAAGAAGGCTTAAAATTGGAATCATAACAGGCAAGAAAGCATATCCCCTCATTGAGGAGGTTGTCAAGGCTATTGAGAGAAAAGGAAAAGCAGATTTTATCATTATTCCTCTCGATATAGGAGTAGTATCTCTTGCATCAGCAGACTTGATTGCTAACAAGCTCAAGAACTCTCCATCCTTTCTAAAAACTCTGAAGAGCTGCGATTTGGTTCTAATTCCAGGAACAGTCAAGGGTGATGCTGAAAAAATAACGGAAATAACAGGGGTCACAACATACAAGGGAGGAATCTATCCATCCAGCATCTCATTCATTGTGGAATCCCTGCTCAGAGGAGAGGAGCTATCCACAACTGATCCTGCAGAGACATTCTTGAAAATGAAGGAGGAAAAAATGCTGAGAGGCACACTGGAGCAAATATACAGGAGCTACGAAAGAGCCTTCAGCATAGGAAGCATAGGGATCCCTATTAGACCTCCTCCTATAGTGATAGCTGCAGAGACTCCTGTTTCAATGAGCCCAGACATGCTGGAGGATCACGCAAGGATGCTGGAAGAGAACGGTGCTGAGATCGTGATCGCGGGTCTACCAATCGATGAGAGCTTGGAAGCAAGTATGAGGAGAATACAAGCTGTTGAGAAGGGGCTGAACAGAGCATCATTGGGGGTGGATTCCCTGAATCCCAAAGCCCTCATTGAGGGAGCGAAGATTGGAGCTGAGCTACTTCTATCTCTCAGCGAGGGAAATATGGAACAGCTGCGTGGTGTGAGGGACAGGGCCTTCGTTGTCATTCCCGGAAATCCAATGGAGGGAAGGCTTCCCAGAAAGGGGGAGGAAGCTGCAAACATGCTAGATGTGGCATTGAAAAAAGCGAGGGAGTTTGGCTTCGAAAAGTTGATTGCCGATCCCGTTTTGAGTCCCCCTGGCATAGGCTTATCTGAATCCATAAAAGCATACTATTTCTCTTCACAGTTGCTTCAGGGGATTCCGCTATTTGCTGGACTGTCCAATGTCATAGAGCTTTTCGACGCTGATTCCACAGGCATAGCTGCTTTGCTGGTGCAGTTGCTGGGAGAAATAGGAGTCAGTGTTATGCTCACCTCAGAGGAATCGAGGAAAGCTCAGGGATCGACGCTGGAGGCAAGAGGAGCATCTCTCCTTTCCTCTCTCTCCCTCCATTTGAAGGCTCCACCCCACAATATAGGGATTGACCTTTTGTTCATGAAAGAAAAGGAGACCCAACCTGAGATGGTGTTTCCGGAAGGAGCGATCATCGAGGAAGTTAAGGAAGAGCCTCAGCCTAGGATGGATGAGGGGATCTTCTTCACAATAGGAATAAACAGAAACGATCAAAGCATAATAGCATGTGCTAACTTGAGCGGAAAGAATATATGCTTTAAGGGAAAGTCTGCTAGGGCTCTCTATAAGAAAATTGTTTCACAGTTTGAATCAATTTCCAAGGAGCATGCTGCCTATCTTGGCTACGAGCTTTCCAAGGCTGAGCTTTCACTGGCTTTGGGTAAAACATACATACAGGATTCAGATTTATTAGACCAGTTGAGGAAAAAGAGAGAAAGCATCAGGGGCATTTTCCAACATATTTGGGAAGTGAGAAGTAATGGTTGA
- a CDS encoding iron-containing alcohol dehydrogenase has translation MVELKDFKLVYGGTTLYFGSDSTEKIREHIAGKKRALIVTGRRSARESGALKDVESVLEDLKIERKIFDRVSSNPTVEIVEEIVEELKSFSPDFIVAIGGGSVIDSAKLASAAYAESRNPADYIKGRAKAQKHLFLVAVNLTHGTGTEIDRYAVATISQTKEKLGTIVAYPDVSVDNPKYLLTLSRNQTIFTSLDALYHALESSISSSSNALVIDLSRAAVEKIFSYLGKAVSNPRDIESRYMLLYSSMLAGIAIDLAGTSIIHGLEHGLSGVEPGLEHGAGLAIIGPTLMKVLYRVRTEEAYAVMRIIDPELRPLAEDAERAGESLARFQESVGFNLSLADYGFDEKKLREAIEVSWPLFNSRLIPGVLEMGKEQIFSLLRPLLK, from the coding sequence ATGGTTGAACTCAAAGACTTCAAGCTTGTATATGGAGGAACAACGCTATATTTTGGTTCAGATTCAACGGAAAAAATAAGGGAGCACATTGCTGGAAAGAAAAGAGCCCTAATAGTCACTGGGAGAAGGTCTGCAAGGGAAAGTGGAGCTCTGAAGGATGTAGAGAGCGTTCTCGAAGATCTAAAAATCGAGAGGAAAATATTTGACAGAGTAAGCTCCAATCCAACAGTTGAAATTGTCGAGGAAATAGTAGAGGAACTGAAGAGCTTCTCTCCGGACTTCATCGTAGCAATTGGAGGAGGAAGCGTAATAGACTCAGCCAAGCTGGCTTCCGCAGCCTATGCAGAGAGTAGAAATCCAGCTGATTATATCAAGGGAAGAGCAAAGGCGCAGAAGCATCTCTTTCTCGTAGCAGTGAACCTCACACATGGAACTGGAACAGAGATAGATAGATATGCTGTAGCAACAATAAGCCAGACTAAGGAAAAGCTTGGAACAATAGTGGCATATCCTGATGTCTCCGTTGATAATCCTAAGTACCTCTTGACTCTCTCCAGAAACCAGACTATTTTCACATCTCTCGATGCTCTATACCATGCATTGGAATCCAGCATATCTAGCTCTTCCAATGCCCTTGTAATAGATCTCTCCAGAGCTGCTGTTGAGAAAATTTTCTCTTATCTAGGGAAAGCTGTCAGCAATCCTAGGGATATTGAGTCCAGATATATGCTCCTCTATTCAAGCATGTTGGCCGGGATAGCCATAGACTTAGCTGGAACGAGCATAATACATGGACTGGAGCATGGTTTGAGTGGAGTGGAACCAGGACTCGAGCATGGAGCTGGGCTGGCTATTATAGGACCAACCCTAATGAAAGTTCTCTATAGGGTAAGAACAGAGGAAGCCTATGCTGTAATGAGGATAATAGATCCTGAGCTTAGACCGCTGGCAGAAGATGCGGAAAGAGCCGGAGAATCACTTGCAAGGTTCCAGGAATCCGTCGGTTTCAATTTGTCGCTGGCAGACTATGGCTTCGATGAGAAGAAGCTGAGAGAGGCAATAGAAGTCTCGTGGCCTCTTTTCAACAGTAGGCTGATTCCAGGAGTTCTTGAGATGGGTAAGGAGCAGATTTTCTCTCTCCTGAGACCCCTACTGAAGTAA
- a CDS encoding xanthine dehydrogenase family protein molybdopterin-binding subunit, with translation MQEEKFLYIRKPIPRMDIDKVTGEATYVADLEIPGALWMKLVGSPYPHARILEIDTSEAEKAPGVEAILTGKDFPFRIGHHIRDREVFAQERALYVGHPVAAVIAESLEAAERAAELIKIKYEPLPYVLDPVEAMKPDAPILHPKLGEYEHLPFLYPIPGTNIAHRFKLRKGSIEAGEREADVIVEEEYRLPMLHHSYLEPWGAVARVRSDGTIEIWSSTQGPFAVRTQLAHSLHIPESKIIVHYLYVGGGFGAKSDLFLEYFPVLASMKLNGRPVKLILNREESFYYGYHRGEYILRMRTGARRSDGKIVFHRGEYIYGTGHAADLGSLLGNTVGWLATGPYDIPNVWVDSYTVYTNKPTTTAFRNYTHTELWFAFEQQMDILAEKLGLDPVEFRLRNLIRPGVSTLPSGQPVTEDWGDPEGVLRRAAELIEWGKEPEQPKEPWKKRAKAIVMAPKGPSMPPNITAAAVVKLNEDGSVDLLTGVAELGQGTMNSLAMMVAEELQIPLEKVRVYGIDRDTSNAPYDWETCASRATFAIGQAVQRAVADLKEQIRQIASQVFRVDPSSIEIRDGKAIVKGEPWKAIRLEELAMGYTFPDGHAIYGQLIGRGSWVPRRTTGLDENGRGHPLEFVTYSAQAVEIEVDILNGKIDVLRAAVAVDTPYINKILALGQVYGGALMGMNMALREEIKFDGTGKILNPGFTDYKLPRAGDVPKNISIDFIATRLLHDAPYGAKGLAEVILGGWPAAVANALYRATGVRVKMAPLTQERVIEEIKKQRPELIEQALRSIGGE, from the coding sequence TTGCAGGAGGAAAAATTCCTCTATATAAGGAAACCAATTCCAAGGATGGATATTGACAAGGTAACAGGGGAAGCTACATACGTTGCTGATTTGGAGATTCCTGGAGCACTTTGGATGAAGCTCGTTGGAAGTCCATATCCCCATGCCAGAATTCTCGAGATTGATACCAGTGAGGCAGAAAAGGCCCCTGGGGTTGAAGCCATACTAACTGGAAAGGACTTTCCCTTCAGAATAGGTCATCATATAAGGGATAGAGAAGTCTTTGCCCAGGAGAGAGCACTGTATGTGGGGCATCCTGTAGCAGCAGTGATTGCAGAATCACTGGAGGCTGCTGAGAGAGCAGCGGAGCTAATAAAGATCAAATACGAACCCCTTCCCTATGTGCTTGATCCTGTGGAGGCAATGAAGCCAGATGCTCCTATTCTTCACCCAAAGCTTGGAGAATACGAGCATCTTCCATTCCTATATCCTATTCCTGGAACGAACATAGCCCATCGCTTCAAGCTCAGAAAGGGATCTATTGAAGCGGGAGAGAGGGAAGCAGATGTAATTGTTGAGGAGGAGTACAGACTTCCCATGCTTCATCACTCCTATCTTGAGCCCTGGGGTGCTGTTGCGAGGGTGAGGAGCGATGGGACTATCGAAATTTGGTCATCGACCCAGGGTCCATTCGCAGTTAGAACGCAGCTAGCTCACTCTTTGCACATTCCAGAATCAAAGATAATTGTTCATTATCTCTATGTAGGAGGAGGATTTGGGGCTAAGAGCGACTTGTTTCTCGAATATTTTCCTGTGTTAGCTTCAATGAAGCTCAATGGGAGGCCTGTGAAGCTGATACTAAATAGAGAGGAAAGCTTCTACTACGGATATCACAGAGGGGAATACATCCTAAGGATGAGAACTGGTGCAAGAAGAAGCGATGGAAAGATCGTGTTCCATAGAGGAGAGTATATATATGGTACTGGACACGCTGCCGACCTAGGTTCCCTCCTAGGAAACACTGTAGGATGGCTGGCTACAGGGCCATACGATATACCAAATGTTTGGGTTGATTCCTATACAGTCTACACGAACAAGCCCACAACTACAGCATTTAGAAACTACACACATACTGAGCTCTGGTTTGCATTCGAGCAACAGATGGACATATTAGCTGAAAAGCTCGGATTAGATCCTGTTGAATTCAGGCTCAGAAATCTGATAAGGCCAGGCGTTTCAACGCTTCCAAGCGGGCAGCCGGTTACAGAAGATTGGGGTGATCCAGAGGGCGTTCTAAGGAGAGCGGCTGAGCTCATAGAGTGGGGGAAGGAGCCTGAGCAGCCAAAGGAGCCCTGGAAAAAGAGGGCAAAGGCTATCGTAATGGCGCCAAAGGGCCCATCCATGCCACCAAACATAACAGCAGCAGCAGTTGTGAAGCTCAATGAAGATGGAAGCGTTGATCTCCTAACGGGAGTGGCTGAGCTAGGACAGGGCACCATGAACTCTTTGGCGATGATGGTTGCAGAGGAGCTTCAAATACCCCTAGAGAAGGTTAGAGTCTATGGAATTGATAGAGATACATCGAATGCACCATATGACTGGGAGACCTGTGCAAGCAGAGCAACCTTCGCTATAGGACAAGCCGTCCAGAGAGCTGTGGCAGATCTGAAGGAGCAGATAAGACAGATAGCATCTCAAGTTTTCAGGGTAGATCCGAGCTCTATAGAGATAAGGGATGGAAAAGCTATTGTTAAGGGAGAACCCTGGAAAGCCATCAGGCTTGAGGAGCTTGCCATGGGATACACTTTTCCAGATGGCCACGCTATATATGGACAGCTTATAGGAAGGGGCAGCTGGGTTCCAAGGAGAACAACAGGTTTGGATGAAAACGGAAGGGGCCATCCATTGGAATTTGTGACTTACAGCGCTCAAGCAGTAGAGATAGAGGTGGACATCTTGAATGGTAAAATAGATGTCTTGAGGGCGGCCGTTGCAGTTGATACTCCCTACATAAACAAGATCCTTGCCCTTGGACAGGTTTACGGAGGAGCACTTATGGGGATGAACATGGCTCTAAGGGAGGAAATAAAGTTCGACGGGACCGGAAAAATACTCAATCCAGGCTTCACAGATTACAAGCTTCCAAGGGCTGGCGATGTGCCAAAGAACATAAGTATCGATTTCATTGCAACTAGGCTTCTTCATGATGCTCCATACGGAGCAAAGGGTCTGGCTGAAGTCATACTTGGAGGATGGCCAGCAGCAGTGGCCAACGCTCTATATAGAGCAACTGGGGTTCGAGTGAAAATGGCCCCTCTAACACAGGAGAGAGTGATAGAGGAAATCAAGAAACAGAGACCAGAGCTCATCGAACAGGCACTGAGGTCAATTGGAGGTGAATGA
- a CDS encoding FAD binding domain-containing protein — MRAEVPIVFRTTLPELEGYLKPKTLEEALEILDELNDQAKIYAGGTDLLIDIRLRGVRNKVIVDIKDIKELKGIREEGDRIVIGATTTIAEIRSSQLISSKLPLLRMTTERFADQFIRARATIGGNICNASPAADTSLSLLVYGAEVELASRRGKRIIPLSSFFTGVKRTAIAPGELVVSIKVPVPRGRQKVKYLRYDRSAEDLMIVGIAGAVFEEPGSSNKIINLSYGAVAPIPLLFSNLQDALERGGEEEILRIVKEKVSPISDVRASREYRMHLIEAGTRLLLKELLRGGA; from the coding sequence ATGAGGGCTGAGGTTCCCATAGTGTTCAGAACAACGCTGCCTGAGCTGGAGGGCTATTTGAAGCCAAAAACTCTCGAGGAAGCATTGGAGATCCTAGACGAGCTCAATGACCAGGCGAAGATATATGCTGGAGGGACAGATCTTCTAATTGACATTAGGTTGAGAGGAGTAAGAAACAAGGTAATTGTTGACATAAAGGATATCAAGGAATTGAAAGGCATACGAGAGGAAGGAGATAGAATTGTAATTGGAGCAACAACAACAATAGCGGAAATCAGATCGAGTCAGCTGATATCTTCCAAGCTCCCCCTTTTAAGAATGACAACGGAGAGATTTGCAGATCAATTCATAAGAGCAAGGGCCACTATTGGAGGAAATATATGCAATGCTTCTCCCGCTGCAGATACATCATTATCTCTCCTCGTCTATGGAGCAGAGGTCGAGCTAGCAAGCAGGCGTGGCAAGAGGATCATTCCATTATCTAGCTTCTTCACCGGAGTAAAGCGCACAGCAATTGCTCCAGGAGAGCTTGTTGTCAGCATAAAAGTCCCTGTTCCCAGAGGGAGGCAGAAAGTCAAGTATCTCAGATATGATAGGAGCGCTGAGGACTTGATGATTGTAGGGATAGCTGGAGCAGTGTTCGAGGAACCAGGATCCTCCAATAAAATAATCAATCTGAGCTATGGAGCTGTAGCTCCCATTCCACTGCTATTCAGCAATCTTCAAGATGCTCTAGAGAGAGGAGGAGAAGAGGAGATCCTTAGAATTGTCAAAGAAAAGGTATCTCCAATTTCAGATGTTAGGGCAAGCAGAGAGTACAGAATGCATCTCATAGAAGCTGGAACGAGGCTGTTGCTGAAAGAACTTTTGAGGGGAGGTGCATGA
- a CDS encoding (2Fe-2S)-binding protein, translating to MEKEIRIRLKVNGRQKEIQVMPNERLVDTLREKLGLKSVKMGCLTGECGTCTIIYDGQLVKSCLILSAEADGKEITTVEGIAKTEEMEKIKRTFAANNAFQCGFCTPAFTLLAYWLMKNKPEATNEEIEEASNSILCRCTGYIQIIQAIREALSLLRK from the coding sequence TTGGAGAAGGAAATCAGAATAAGGCTTAAGGTGAACGGAAGGCAGAAAGAGATCCAAGTTATGCCTAACGAAAGGCTGGTTGACACGCTCAGGGAAAAGCTTGGGCTGAAGTCTGTTAAGATGGGCTGTCTCACCGGAGAATGTGGCACATGCACAATAATTTATGATGGGCAGCTTGTAAAGAGCTGCCTAATTCTATCTGCAGAGGCTGATGGAAAGGAAATAACGACAGTGGAAGGAATTGCGAAAACAGAGGAAATGGAGAAGATAAAGAGGACTTTTGCGGCAAACAATGCTTTTCAGTGCGGCTTCTGCACTCCAGCATTCACCCTGCTGGCATATTGGCTGATGAAGAACAAACCAGAGGCAACGAATGAGGAAATAGAGGAAGCCTCCAACAGCATACTCTGCAGGTGCACGGGCTACATCCAAATAATTCAGGCTATCAGAGAGGCACTATCTCTTCTCAGAAAGTAG
- a CDS encoding molybdenum cofactor guanylyltransferase, protein MDVGKIDAIVLAGGLGRRFREKGGGDKLFFNVDGKPAIVRVVENLERSFSRVIVTTKQNRLKELQALIGTKESVMIVADQMEEYTPVAGMIAGAREARSDLVFITSVDSPFIEGDLPAALIELSGNCCEAVIPIWPNGRIEPLLSIYSRRSLLDAEKAIGLKPVRATDPARLSTSIAMIPIGMLLESGVRLRELANINEPSDLERPPTIPLPYDEYGLTRIHYGNKHHYMEGIRSLENGDLASASLSFSEEAVFLFKHRPSALSLHALLDSLFFLRLLSKS, encoded by the coding sequence ATGGATGTAGGAAAGATTGATGCTATTGTTCTGGCAGGTGGACTGGGCAGGAGGTTCAGAGAGAAGGGTGGAGGAGACAAGCTCTTCTTCAATGTTGATGGCAAACCAGCAATAGTAAGAGTTGTGGAAAATCTCGAGAGGAGCTTTTCAAGAGTTATTGTGACTACTAAGCAGAATAGGCTAAAGGAGCTTCAAGCATTGATCGGAACGAAGGAGAGCGTGATGATAGTTGCGGATCAGATGGAAGAATACACTCCTGTAGCAGGAATGATAGCAGGAGCTAGAGAAGCACGAAGTGATCTTGTTTTCATCACCTCAGTAGATTCTCCATTCATTGAAGGTGATCTTCCAGCTGCGCTAATTGAGCTGAGTGGCAACTGCTGTGAAGCTGTTATTCCAATATGGCCCAACGGAAGGATAGAGCCCCTCCTCTCCATATACTCCAGGAGATCCCTTCTGGATGCAGAAAAAGCGATTGGGCTGAAGCCTGTTAGGGCAACCGATCCAGCAAGGCTGAGCACCTCCATTGCCATGATACCAATTGGGATGCTCCTGGAAAGCGGTGTTAGATTGAGGGAGCTTGCTAACATAAACGAGCCTTCGGACTTAGAGAGGCCTCCAACGATCCCTTTGCCCTATGACGAATATGGGCTAACTCGAATTCACTATGGGAACAAGCACCACTATATGGAGGGAATTAGGAGCTTAGAGAATGGAGATCTCGCTTCAGCATCCTTGAGCTTCTCAGAGGAAGCAGTTTTCCTTTTCAAGCACAGACCTAGTGCTCTTTCTCTCCATGCCCTGCTGGATTCGCTCTTTTTTCTGAGGCTTCTCTCCAAAAGCTAA
- a CDS encoding amino acid ABC transporter permease has translation MLLGFDILVNNWELILKALGYSLLVSIASFGIGFLLASAVTVARVFSSFSIPKWLVRGYVELFRGTPMLVQLFFIYYASPSIGINLSPLQASIISFALNSAAYQSEYLRAGLLSVPKTQYEAAVSLGLSKWRAVYSIVLPIGLRSSMTSLSNEFVSLFKYSSIASFVTLPELFYVTRYLAAGSFRYLEMYSMLAIIYVAMGFALSKIFRRIERIFYVPGLMD, from the coding sequence CTGCTTCTGGGATTCGATATATTAGTTAATAATTGGGAGCTCATTCTCAAGGCCCTTGGATACTCCCTTCTTGTATCTATAGCTTCATTTGGAATTGGATTTCTGCTTGCTTCTGCAGTAACTGTTGCTAGAGTGTTTTCCTCCTTTTCAATCCCAAAATGGCTTGTAAGAGGATATGTGGAGCTTTTCAGGGGGACTCCTATGCTTGTCCAGCTATTTTTTATCTACTATGCATCCCCCTCAATTGGTATAAACCTATCTCCGCTTCAGGCATCTATAATTTCCTTCGCACTTAATTCTGCTGCCTATCAGTCTGAGTACTTGAGGGCCGGACTTCTGAGCGTACCGAAAACACAGTATGAGGCTGCTGTCTCACTCGGTCTCTCCAAGTGGAGGGCCGTGTACAGCATTGTTCTTCCAATAGGACTGAGATCCTCGATGACATCTCTGAGCAATGAATTTGTTTCTCTGTTCAAGTACTCAAGCATAGCATCATTCGTAACGCTTCCAGAGCTCTTCTATGTTACAAGATACTTGGCTGCTGGAAGCTTCAGGTACTTGGAGATGTACTCGATGCTGGCAATCATATATGTGGCCATGGGATTCGCTCTTTCCAAGATATTCAGAAGGATTGAAAGAATATTCTATGTTCCAGGTCTAATGGATTAG